Proteins encoded together in one Rossellomorea sp. y25 window:
- a CDS encoding DUF3934 family protein: MSKPKKKSGTGQGTGKKGWNRWQAGANKKKSNKPYTSKGVKHGSKQEDK; encoded by the coding sequence ACCAAAGAAAAAGAGCGGCACAGGCCAAGGCACAGGAAAGAAAGGCTGGAATCGCTGGCAGGCCGGAGCAAATAAGAAGAAGAGCAACAAGCCCTATACTAGTAAAGGCGTAAAACATGGGAGTAAGCAGGAAGATAAATAG